The Afipia massiliensis genome has a segment encoding these proteins:
- a CDS encoding EamA family transporter, producing the protein MKPIDIALAVAVAVIWGVGFVATRFAVDEMSATLLTALRFGITALPCLFLPRPKLSWGLIVAISWLLVAQFLAQTYGLAHGVPAGLTAVIVQSQALFTVAFAAIFLRELPTRLQVLGIAIAMCGLLLICFTVGYDFSVWAFSISMTAPVSFAVSNLLLRRAQDVSMVDLFAWIGLLAMLPLLVILLTVEGPAVTWHALTHMSLLAASCVLALALLGTTLGYWIWGRLLGRYSAAQVVPFALLVPFFGAGASSIVFGETFGPLRLTGMIVVVLGIAVMLLSRRPPPLVEVA; encoded by the coding sequence ATGAAACCAATCGATATCGCGCTGGCGGTCGCTGTGGCCGTCATCTGGGGAGTTGGCTTCGTGGCGACCCGGTTTGCGGTCGACGAGATGTCGGCGACGCTGCTGACGGCGCTGCGCTTCGGCATCACGGCGCTGCCCTGCCTGTTCCTGCCGCGTCCGAAGCTGTCATGGGGACTGATTGTCGCGATCAGCTGGTTGCTGGTGGCGCAATTTCTGGCGCAGACCTATGGCCTGGCCCATGGCGTGCCGGCCGGGTTGACTGCGGTGATCGTGCAGAGCCAGGCACTGTTCACGGTGGCTTTCGCGGCCATCTTCCTGCGCGAGCTGCCGACGCGGCTTCAAGTGCTTGGCATCGCGATCGCAATGTGCGGGTTGCTGCTGATCTGTTTCACCGTCGGTTATGATTTCAGTGTCTGGGCGTTTTCGATATCGATGACCGCACCGGTCAGCTTTGCGGTGTCCAATCTGCTCCTGCGCCGCGCGCAGGACGTGTCGATGGTCGATCTGTTCGCGTGGATCGGCCTGCTGGCGATGCTGCCGCTGCTGGTAATCCTGCTCACTGTCGAAGGGCCTGCCGTCACGTGGCACGCGCTGACGCACATGTCGCTTCTGGCGGCTTCGTGTGTGCTGGCGCTGGCGCTGCTCGGGACGACGCTGGGCTACTGGATCTGGGGCCGGCTGCTAGGCAGATACTCAGCTGCGCAGGTGGTGCCGTTCGCGCTGCTGGTGCCCTTCTTCGGCGCCGGGGCATCGAGTATCGTGTTCGGCGAGACCTTTGGTCCGTTGCGCCTGACCGGCATGATCGTTGTCGTGCTGGGCATTGCCGTCATGTTGCTTTCGCGTCGTCCGCCGCCCCTCGTTGAAGTGGCCTGA